A stretch of the Neofelis nebulosa isolate mNeoNeb1 chromosome 1, mNeoNeb1.pri, whole genome shotgun sequence genome encodes the following:
- the GIN1 gene encoding gypsy retrotransposon integrase-like protein 1 isoform X1 — translation MMVRSGKNGDLHLKQIAYYKRTGEYHPTTLPSERSGIRRAAKKFIFREKKLFYVGKDRKQNRLVVVSEEEKKKVLRECHENDTGAHHGISRTLTLVESSYYWTSVTNDVKQWVYACQHCQVAKNTVILAPKQHFLKVENPWSIVTVDLMGPFHTSIRSHVYAIIMTDLFTKWVVILPLCDVSPSEVSKAIINIFFLYGPPQKIIMDQREEFIHEINVELCGLFGTKQIVISHASQAVNRTESTSSTIKAFLCKHCADHPNNWDDHLSAISFAFNVTHLEPTKNTPYFQMFNRNPYMPETSDILHEVDGDDTSMFAKILGAVKEADKLSKMENKTASGRQVENNNFEELNKSKVIVKKKPKQLNPFHLKVGHEVLRQRKNWWKDGRFQSEWVGPCVIDYITESGCAVLRDNTGTRLKRPIKMSHLKPYVRESSEQDSLYLLQGSVVADHDYIGLPEIPVGAYQANILVEDATIGVVDNELLTSSKDGELLEYRSAKISPLLEDHSTLEKQTFSLLDSSNQVLEYLKTSWCSLTCGIPPPRQGENIPSTMKRLAVTSCTTFHLQLWWSNLVIHC, via the exons aaaaaaagctgttttatgttggaaaagacagaaaacaaaatcgTTTGGTGGttgtttcagaagaagaaaaaaagaaagtcctaaGAGAATGCCATGAAAATGACACTGGAGCTCATCATGGCATATCCAGGACCCTTACTCTAGTGGAATCCAGTTATTATTGGACTTCTGTGACCAATGATGTCAAACAGTGG GTATATGCTTGTCAGCATTGCCAAGTGGCAAAAAATACAGTTATTCTAGCTCCTAAACAGCACTTTCTCAAGGTGGAGAATCCATGGAGTATAGTTACTGTTGATCTGATGGGCCCATTTCATACAAGCATCAGAAGTCACGTGTATGCTATAATCATGACAGATTTGTTCACAAAATGGGTTGTGATTTTGCCTCTCTGTGATGTTTCACCATCAGAAGTTTCTAAAGctattatcaatatatttttcttatatggaCCACCACAGAAAATAATAATGGACCAAAGAGAGGAGTTCATTCATGAG atcAATGTTGAACTATGTGGATTGTTTGGCACAAAGCAAATTGTAATTTCTCACGCCTCCCAAGCTGTTAATCGAACTGAAAGTACATCTAGCACAATCAAAGCATTTCTTTGTAAACACTGTGCTGACCACCCAAACAACTGGGATGATCACCTATCAGCCATTTCATTTGCCTTCAATGTAACTCACTTG GAACCTACTAAAAATACaccatattttcaaatgtttaatcgAAATCCTTATATGCCTGAGACTTCAGATATTCTTCATGAAGTGGATGGTGATGATACAAGTATGTTTGCCAAAATTCTAGGTGCAGTTAAAGAAGCTGATAAATTATCAAAAATGGAGAATAAGACAGCATCAGGACGACAG GTGGAGAACAACAATTTTGAGGAACTGAATAAAAGCAAAGTCattgttaaaaagaaaccaaagcagtTAAATCCATTTCATCTAAAAGTAGGTCATGAAGTTTTACGACAAAGGAAGAATTGGTGGAAGGATGGTCGTTTCCAGTCTGAATGGGTTGGTCCTTGTGTCATAGACTATATTACCGAAAGTGGATGTGCTGTTCTGAGAGACAACACTGGGACTAGACTTAAAAGACCTATCAAAATGTCCCACCTTAAGCCCTATGTAAGAGAGTCCAGTGAACAAG ACAGTCTTTATCTCTTGCAAGGTTCGGTAGTGGCAGATCATGACTACATCGGATTGCCTGAAATTCCAGTTGGAGCATACCAAGCAAATATTCTGGTAGAAGATGCAACTATTGGCGTAGTCGATAATGAATTACTGACATCAAGCAAAGATGGTGAACTATTAGAATATAGAAGTGCCAAAATCTCTCCATTGCTGGAAGATCATAGTACTCTTGAAAAGCAGACTTTCAGTCTGTTGGACTCTTCAAACCAAGTCCTTGAGTACTTAA AGACAAGCTGGTGTAGCCTCACCTGTGGAATACCGCCACCACGGCAAGGGGAGAACATACCCAGCACCATGAAGAGACTTGCTGTCACGTCATGCACAACCTTCCATCTCCAATTATGGTGGTCAAACCTAGTCATACACTGCTAA
- the GIN1 gene encoding gypsy retrotransposon integrase-like protein 1 isoform X2 has protein sequence MMVRSGKNGDLHLKQIAYYKRTGEYHPTTLPSERSGIRRAAKKFIFREKKLFYVGKDRKQNRLVVVSEEEKKKVLRECHENDTGAHHGISRTLTLVESSYYWTSVTNDVKQWVYACQHCQVAKNTVILAPKQHFLKVENPWSIVTVDLMGPFHTSIRSHVYAIIMTDLFTKWVVILPLCDVSPSEVSKAIINIFFLYGPPQKIIMDQREEFIHEINVELCGLFGTKQIVISHASQAVNRTESTSSTIKAFLCKHCADHPNNWDDHLSAISFAFNVTHLEPTKNTPYFQMFNRNPYMPETSDILHEVDGDDTSMFAKILGAVKEADKLSKMENKTASGRQVENNNFEELNKSKVIVKKKPKQLNPFHLKVGHEVLRQRKNWWKDGRFQSEWVGPCVIDYITESGCAVLRDNTGTRLKRPIKMSHLKPYVRESSEQDSLYLLQGSVVADHDYIGLPEIPVGAYQANILVEDATIGVVDNELLTSSKDGELLEYRSAKISPLLEDHSTLEKQTFSLLDSSNQVLEYLRSNLNTDSRGMKRKAGTGHISSTSQRMPDYQQTSRN, from the exons aaaaaaagctgttttatgttggaaaagacagaaaacaaaatcgTTTGGTGGttgtttcagaagaagaaaaaaagaaagtcctaaGAGAATGCCATGAAAATGACACTGGAGCTCATCATGGCATATCCAGGACCCTTACTCTAGTGGAATCCAGTTATTATTGGACTTCTGTGACCAATGATGTCAAACAGTGG GTATATGCTTGTCAGCATTGCCAAGTGGCAAAAAATACAGTTATTCTAGCTCCTAAACAGCACTTTCTCAAGGTGGAGAATCCATGGAGTATAGTTACTGTTGATCTGATGGGCCCATTTCATACAAGCATCAGAAGTCACGTGTATGCTATAATCATGACAGATTTGTTCACAAAATGGGTTGTGATTTTGCCTCTCTGTGATGTTTCACCATCAGAAGTTTCTAAAGctattatcaatatatttttcttatatggaCCACCACAGAAAATAATAATGGACCAAAGAGAGGAGTTCATTCATGAG atcAATGTTGAACTATGTGGATTGTTTGGCACAAAGCAAATTGTAATTTCTCACGCCTCCCAAGCTGTTAATCGAACTGAAAGTACATCTAGCACAATCAAAGCATTTCTTTGTAAACACTGTGCTGACCACCCAAACAACTGGGATGATCACCTATCAGCCATTTCATTTGCCTTCAATGTAACTCACTTG GAACCTACTAAAAATACaccatattttcaaatgtttaatcgAAATCCTTATATGCCTGAGACTTCAGATATTCTTCATGAAGTGGATGGTGATGATACAAGTATGTTTGCCAAAATTCTAGGTGCAGTTAAAGAAGCTGATAAATTATCAAAAATGGAGAATAAGACAGCATCAGGACGACAG GTGGAGAACAACAATTTTGAGGAACTGAATAAAAGCAAAGTCattgttaaaaagaaaccaaagcagtTAAATCCATTTCATCTAAAAGTAGGTCATGAAGTTTTACGACAAAGGAAGAATTGGTGGAAGGATGGTCGTTTCCAGTCTGAATGGGTTGGTCCTTGTGTCATAGACTATATTACCGAAAGTGGATGTGCTGTTCTGAGAGACAACACTGGGACTAGACTTAAAAGACCTATCAAAATGTCCCACCTTAAGCCCTATGTAAGAGAGTCCAGTGAACAAG ACAGTCTTTATCTCTTGCAAGGTTCGGTAGTGGCAGATCATGACTACATCGGATTGCCTGAAATTCCAGTTGGAGCATACCAAGCAAATATTCTGGTAGAAGATGCAACTATTGGCGTAGTCGATAATGAATTACTGACATCAAGCAAAGATGGTGAACTATTAGAATATAGAAGTGCCAAAATCTCTCCATTGCTGGAAGATCATAGTACTCTTGAAAAGCAGACTTTCAGTCTGTTGGACTCTTCAAACCAAGTCCTTGAGTACTTAA GGAGTAATTTGAACACAGACTCAAGAGGAATGAagaggaaggcagggactggGCATATATCttctacaagccaaagaatgccagATTACCAGCAAACCTCCAGGAACTAA
- the GIN1 gene encoding gypsy retrotransposon integrase-like protein 1 isoform X5 produces the protein MGPFHTSIRSHVYAIIMTDLFTKWVVILPLCDVSPSEVSKAIINIFFLYGPPQKIIMDQREEFIHEINVELCGLFGTKQIVISHASQAVNRTESTSSTIKAFLCKHCADHPNNWDDHLSAISFAFNVTHLEPTKNTPYFQMFNRNPYMPETSDILHEVDGDDTSMFAKILGAVKEADKLSKMENKTASGRQVENNNFEELNKSKVIVKKKPKQLNPFHLKVGHEVLRQRKNWWKDGRFQSEWVGPCVIDYITESGCAVLRDNTGTRLKRPIKMSHLKPYVRESSEQDSLYLLQGSVVADHDYIGLPEIPVGAYQANILVEDATIGVVDNELLTSSKDGELLEYRSAKISPLLEDHSTLEKQTFSLLDSSNQVLEYLKTSWCSLTCGIPPPRQGENIPSTMKRLAVTSCTTFHLQLWWSNLVIHC, from the exons ATGGGCCCATTTCATACAAGCATCAGAAGTCACGTGTATGCTATAATCATGACAGATTTGTTCACAAAATGGGTTGTGATTTTGCCTCTCTGTGATGTTTCACCATCAGAAGTTTCTAAAGctattatcaatatatttttcttatatggaCCACCACAGAAAATAATAATGGACCAAAGAGAGGAGTTCATTCATGAG atcAATGTTGAACTATGTGGATTGTTTGGCACAAAGCAAATTGTAATTTCTCACGCCTCCCAAGCTGTTAATCGAACTGAAAGTACATCTAGCACAATCAAAGCATTTCTTTGTAAACACTGTGCTGACCACCCAAACAACTGGGATGATCACCTATCAGCCATTTCATTTGCCTTCAATGTAACTCACTTG GAACCTACTAAAAATACaccatattttcaaatgtttaatcgAAATCCTTATATGCCTGAGACTTCAGATATTCTTCATGAAGTGGATGGTGATGATACAAGTATGTTTGCCAAAATTCTAGGTGCAGTTAAAGAAGCTGATAAATTATCAAAAATGGAGAATAAGACAGCATCAGGACGACAG GTGGAGAACAACAATTTTGAGGAACTGAATAAAAGCAAAGTCattgttaaaaagaaaccaaagcagtTAAATCCATTTCATCTAAAAGTAGGTCATGAAGTTTTACGACAAAGGAAGAATTGGTGGAAGGATGGTCGTTTCCAGTCTGAATGGGTTGGTCCTTGTGTCATAGACTATATTACCGAAAGTGGATGTGCTGTTCTGAGAGACAACACTGGGACTAGACTTAAAAGACCTATCAAAATGTCCCACCTTAAGCCCTATGTAAGAGAGTCCAGTGAACAAG ACAGTCTTTATCTCTTGCAAGGTTCGGTAGTGGCAGATCATGACTACATCGGATTGCCTGAAATTCCAGTTGGAGCATACCAAGCAAATATTCTGGTAGAAGATGCAACTATTGGCGTAGTCGATAATGAATTACTGACATCAAGCAAAGATGGTGAACTATTAGAATATAGAAGTGCCAAAATCTCTCCATTGCTGGAAGATCATAGTACTCTTGAAAAGCAGACTTTCAGTCTGTTGGACTCTTCAAACCAAGTCCTTGAGTACTTAA AGACAAGCTGGTGTAGCCTCACCTGTGGAATACCGCCACCACGGCAAGGGGAGAACATACCCAGCACCATGAAGAGACTTGCTGTCACGTCATGCACAACCTTCCATCTCCAATTATGGTGGTCAAACCTAGTCATACACTGCTAA
- the GIN1 gene encoding gypsy retrotransposon integrase-like protein 1 isoform X4, protein MMVRSGKNGDLHLKQIAYYKRTGEYHPTTLPSERSGIRRAAKKFIFREKKLFYVGKDRKQNRLVVVSEEEKKKVLRECHENDTGAHHGISRTLTLVESSYYWTSVTNDVKQWVYACQHCQVAKNTVILAPKQHFLKVENPWSIVTVDLMGPFHTSIRSHVYAIIMTDLFTKWVVILPLCDVSPSEVSKAIINIFFLYGPPQKIIMDQREEFIHEINVELCGLFGTKQIVISHASQAVNRTESTSSTIKAFLCKHCADHPNNWDDHLSAISFAFNVTHLEPTKNTPYFQMFNRNPYMPETSDILHEVDGDDTSMFAKILGAVKEADKLSKMENKTASGRQVENNNFEELNKSKVIVKKKPKQLNPFHLKVGHEVLRQRKNWWKDGRFQSEWVGPCVIDYITESGCAVLRDNTGTRLKRPIKMSHLKPYVRESSEQDSLYLLQGSVVADHDYIGLPEIPVGAYQANILVEDATIGVVDNELLTSSKDGELLEYRSAKISPLLEDHSTLEKQTFSLLDSSNQVLEYLS, encoded by the exons aaaaaaagctgttttatgttggaaaagacagaaaacaaaatcgTTTGGTGGttgtttcagaagaagaaaaaaagaaagtcctaaGAGAATGCCATGAAAATGACACTGGAGCTCATCATGGCATATCCAGGACCCTTACTCTAGTGGAATCCAGTTATTATTGGACTTCTGTGACCAATGATGTCAAACAGTGG GTATATGCTTGTCAGCATTGCCAAGTGGCAAAAAATACAGTTATTCTAGCTCCTAAACAGCACTTTCTCAAGGTGGAGAATCCATGGAGTATAGTTACTGTTGATCTGATGGGCCCATTTCATACAAGCATCAGAAGTCACGTGTATGCTATAATCATGACAGATTTGTTCACAAAATGGGTTGTGATTTTGCCTCTCTGTGATGTTTCACCATCAGAAGTTTCTAAAGctattatcaatatatttttcttatatggaCCACCACAGAAAATAATAATGGACCAAAGAGAGGAGTTCATTCATGAG atcAATGTTGAACTATGTGGATTGTTTGGCACAAAGCAAATTGTAATTTCTCACGCCTCCCAAGCTGTTAATCGAACTGAAAGTACATCTAGCACAATCAAAGCATTTCTTTGTAAACACTGTGCTGACCACCCAAACAACTGGGATGATCACCTATCAGCCATTTCATTTGCCTTCAATGTAACTCACTTG GAACCTACTAAAAATACaccatattttcaaatgtttaatcgAAATCCTTATATGCCTGAGACTTCAGATATTCTTCATGAAGTGGATGGTGATGATACAAGTATGTTTGCCAAAATTCTAGGTGCAGTTAAAGAAGCTGATAAATTATCAAAAATGGAGAATAAGACAGCATCAGGACGACAG GTGGAGAACAACAATTTTGAGGAACTGAATAAAAGCAAAGTCattgttaaaaagaaaccaaagcagtTAAATCCATTTCATCTAAAAGTAGGTCATGAAGTTTTACGACAAAGGAAGAATTGGTGGAAGGATGGTCGTTTCCAGTCTGAATGGGTTGGTCCTTGTGTCATAGACTATATTACCGAAAGTGGATGTGCTGTTCTGAGAGACAACACTGGGACTAGACTTAAAAGACCTATCAAAATGTCCCACCTTAAGCCCTATGTAAGAGAGTCCAGTGAACAAG ACAGTCTTTATCTCTTGCAAGGTTCGGTAGTGGCAGATCATGACTACATCGGATTGCCTGAAATTCCAGTTGGAGCATACCAAGCAAATATTCTGGTAGAAGATGCAACTATTGGCGTAGTCGATAATGAATTACTGACATCAAGCAAAGATGGTGAACTATTAGAATATAGAAGTGCCAAAATCTCTCCATTGCTGGAAGATCATAGTACTCTTGAAAAGCAGACTTTCAGTCTGTTGGACTCTTCAAACCAAGTCCTTGAGTACTTAAGTTAG
- the GIN1 gene encoding gypsy retrotransposon integrase-like protein 1 isoform X3, translated as MMVRSGKNGDLHLKQIAYYKRTGEYHPTTLPSERSGIRRAAKKFIFREKKLFYVGKDRKQNRLVVVSEEEKKKVLRECHENDTGAHHGISRTLTLVESSYYWTSVTNDVKQWVYACQHCQVAKNTVILAPKQHFLKVENPWSIVTVDLMGPFHTSIRSHVYAIIMTDLFTKWVVILPLCDVSPSEVSKAIINIFFLYGPPQKIIMDQREEFIHEINVELCGLFGTKQIVISHASQAVNRTESTSSTIKAFLCKHCADHPNNWDDHLSAISFAFNVTHLEPTKNTPYFQMFNRNPYMPETSDILHEVDGDDTSMFAKILGAVKEADKLSKMENKTASGRQVENNNFEELNKSKVIVKKKPKQLNPFHLKVGHEVLRQRKNWWKDGRFQSEWVGPCVIDYITESGCAVLRDNTGTRLKRPIKMSHLKPYVRESSEQDSLYLLQGSVVADHDYIGLPEIPVGAYQANILVEDATIGVVDNELLTSSKDGELLEYRSAKISPLLEDHSTLEKQTFSLLDSSNQVLEYLNKLV; from the exons aaaaaaagctgttttatgttggaaaagacagaaaacaaaatcgTTTGGTGGttgtttcagaagaagaaaaaaagaaagtcctaaGAGAATGCCATGAAAATGACACTGGAGCTCATCATGGCATATCCAGGACCCTTACTCTAGTGGAATCCAGTTATTATTGGACTTCTGTGACCAATGATGTCAAACAGTGG GTATATGCTTGTCAGCATTGCCAAGTGGCAAAAAATACAGTTATTCTAGCTCCTAAACAGCACTTTCTCAAGGTGGAGAATCCATGGAGTATAGTTACTGTTGATCTGATGGGCCCATTTCATACAAGCATCAGAAGTCACGTGTATGCTATAATCATGACAGATTTGTTCACAAAATGGGTTGTGATTTTGCCTCTCTGTGATGTTTCACCATCAGAAGTTTCTAAAGctattatcaatatatttttcttatatggaCCACCACAGAAAATAATAATGGACCAAAGAGAGGAGTTCATTCATGAG atcAATGTTGAACTATGTGGATTGTTTGGCACAAAGCAAATTGTAATTTCTCACGCCTCCCAAGCTGTTAATCGAACTGAAAGTACATCTAGCACAATCAAAGCATTTCTTTGTAAACACTGTGCTGACCACCCAAACAACTGGGATGATCACCTATCAGCCATTTCATTTGCCTTCAATGTAACTCACTTG GAACCTACTAAAAATACaccatattttcaaatgtttaatcgAAATCCTTATATGCCTGAGACTTCAGATATTCTTCATGAAGTGGATGGTGATGATACAAGTATGTTTGCCAAAATTCTAGGTGCAGTTAAAGAAGCTGATAAATTATCAAAAATGGAGAATAAGACAGCATCAGGACGACAG GTGGAGAACAACAATTTTGAGGAACTGAATAAAAGCAAAGTCattgttaaaaagaaaccaaagcagtTAAATCCATTTCATCTAAAAGTAGGTCATGAAGTTTTACGACAAAGGAAGAATTGGTGGAAGGATGGTCGTTTCCAGTCTGAATGGGTTGGTCCTTGTGTCATAGACTATATTACCGAAAGTGGATGTGCTGTTCTGAGAGACAACACTGGGACTAGACTTAAAAGACCTATCAAAATGTCCCACCTTAAGCCCTATGTAAGAGAGTCCAGTGAACAAG ACAGTCTTTATCTCTTGCAAGGTTCGGTAGTGGCAGATCATGACTACATCGGATTGCCTGAAATTCCAGTTGGAGCATACCAAGCAAATATTCTGGTAGAAGATGCAACTATTGGCGTAGTCGATAATGAATTACTGACATCAAGCAAAGATGGTGAACTATTAGAATATAGAAGTGCCAAAATCTCTCCATTGCTGGAAGATCATAGTACTCTTGAAAAGCAGACTTTCAGTCTGTTGGACTCTTCAAACCAAGTCCTTGAGTACTTAA ACAAGCTGGTGTAG